The Meiothermus sp. Pnk-1 DNA window GAGGAGGCGGGTGTGGCATGAAGAAGCTGGATCTGATCGGCCTGGGCGAGTGCATGGTGGAGTTCTTCGCCGAAGAGCCTTTGGCCCAAGCCCGCCGCTTTACCCGCTCCTTCGGCGGAGACGTGCTCAACGCCCTGGTAGCCGCTTCCCGGTTGGGCTCACGTGCCGGATTTGTCACCCGGGTGGGCAACGACCCTTTCGGATCCGGATTGCTAGCGGCCTGGCAGGCGGAGGGCATCGACACTTGCTGTGCTCCCCTGGTCGAGGGCGAAAACGGGGTCTACTTCATCAGCCTGACGGAGCAAGGCGAACGTGAGTTCACCTACCGACGCTGGGGCAGTGCCGCCTCTCGGATTACCCCCGAGGACCTCGAGCCCGAGTACCTGGCTTCGGCCGCCATGCTACTGCTTTCGGGAATTACCCAGGCTCTCTCGCCCTCGGCCCAGGCCACTGCGCTCCGAGCCGCCGAGCTGGCCCGCTCGAGCGGGGTCTTAGTGGCCTATGATCCCAACTACCGCCCGGCCTTGTGGGATAAGCGCGGCGGGCTGGAAGCCGCTCGACAAGCTTTCCTGGAACTTGTGCCTTACGTGGACGTGCTTCTGCCGAGCTTCCCCGCCGACATGGCGTTGTTGGACACGGAGTGCCTCGACCCTCTCGCAGCCCTACAGGCTCTGAGTCATCATGTTCCAAAGGTTGGGCTCAAAGTCGGCTCTGAAGGGGCCTGGCTGGGTTGGGCGGGCCAGTTCCTGCACGTTCCTCCGGCTTTACCCCGGCATGTCCGCGACACCACCGGGGCGGGGGATGCCTGGAATGGGGTCTTCCTGCACAACCTCTTGCAGGAAACCCCACCTTTTGAAGCCGCCGCCCGGGCCAACCGCCTGGCCGCGGCCAAGCTGGCCTACAGGGGGGCCATACCCCCTAAACCCTGGCCACTGGACACACAAAGCGTCAACTGAGGGGTTTGCATGCAGTTCAACGGTGAATGGGAAACGGTTGGGCCAGGTGTCGAGCGTCGCCTGGTGGCCTTAGGTAAACGTATGATGGCGGTGCGGGTTCGCTTCGCCAAAGGCGCAGTCGGCGCTCTACACGCGCACCCGCACGAGCAACTGACCCAGGTCCTGAGCGGACGCTTTCGCTTCCAGGTAGGGGAGGAGGTGCTCGAGGTTGCTGCCGGTGATCTCTTGTGCATTCCCGGTGGCCTCGAGCACGGCACTCAGGCGTTGGAGGCAGGGGAGTTGCTGGACATCTTCTCTCCCCTGCGCGAGGATTTGCTAGGTGGCCCTACCGCCAGCCCGGAGTAAGGAGACCAGATGCGTCAGTTTCGCGATCCCCGAACCGGCCGGCTCATCACCCAGCTCACCGACCGGGGCAACAACGTGCATCTCTACTTCACCGAGAACTCCTTCGACCTCACCCGTCCCGAGATCATCTTCCGCTCCGACCGGGCTTCTAAACACCAGCGTGCTCCGCACGAAAACCCCCATTACAACCTCTTCCGCCTCAACTACCACACCGGCGAAATCACCCAGCTTACCGACGAGGATTATCCCGTCGGCAGCGTTACCAAGACCCCCGACAGCGAGCTCGTGGTCTACCTCACCGCAGGGAAGGTCAAGCTCCTGGATACCCGTACCGGGAAAATCCGCGTGCTTTACGAGGACGACGGGGGCTACAACCTCTACTCCCCCTCGATCAGCCCCAACCGCCGCTACGTGGGCTTCGCCCGCAACGAGCGGGTGCAGGCCGTCAACACCAACGTCAACTACGGGGGCTTCAAGGAAAGCTTCTACCAGATTAAAGACGGGCGCATCACCCTAGCCCGCACCGACGGCTCGGGCTGGTTCGACGCCTACTGCGACACCCACTGGCTGGGGCACTTCCAGTTCTCTCCCGACGATCCTACCCTGGCCATGTTCTGCCACGAGGGTCCCTGGAACCTGGTCACCCAACGCATCTGGCTGCTCGATCTAGTAGCCCGGCGGGTCCGGCCTATCTTCCGCCAGGATGAACCGGACTCGGTGGGCCACGAGTTCTGGACCCACGATGGACTCATCTTCTTCGATAACCGCGGGCCTGGTCATGACGGCACCATCACCTCGGGCAAAACCCAGGCGGTGGTGAGGGAGTCTACTCCGAGCGACTTCCGCCCCTATGTGGGCCTCGTAGACCGCGATGGACAGTTGGTACGCCAAATAGCGATGCCCTATTACTGCAACCACTACCACGCCAACCCCTCCAACACCTTGCTGGTCGGTGACGACGCGGATTGCTTGGTACTCATCGATATCTCTGGGGAGAAGGCGAGCCTGGAGGTGTTGTGTGAACACGGCACCTCCTGGTACACCCAGGCCAGCCACTGCCACCCCACCTTCAGTTGGGATGGGAAACGCATCCTCTACGCCTCTGACCGGGGCGGGCAGGTCAACCTGTACCTGCTCGAGCTTTGAGCACGCATCCCGCCTACCCTGCCCGGCGGTAGCGACACACCTGCGCGCCGGTGCTCGCCTGTTTGGCGGAAATGAGCTCAAACGGCAGCGGCTCGGCCATGGCCGGAAAGAGCTTCTTGCCGCTGCCGATGACCAGGGGCACGACCGTGAGCACCAGCTCGTCCACCAGATCGGCAGCCAGGAGCGACTGCACCATCGTGGGGCTGCCGTAGACGTAAATGTATCCGCCCGGCTGCGCCCGCAGGTCGGCCACGGTCTGCAGAAAGTCCTTGCCGCGGATGATCGTCGTAGGGTGCCAGGTGATGTCTGCCTCGGTGAGCGTGTCGGAGACCACGTACTTTTGCACGCGGTTGATCCAGTCGGCGAAGGCGAATCCGGACTGGCCCGGCCACGCCGCAGCGGAGACGAGGTACGTGCGGCGTCCCTGCAAGAGCGCATCGCTCTGCGCCGCGAGCTCGCCGAACGTCCCACCCATGACCTCGGGGTCGAAGTACTTTCCCATCCAGCCGCCGTGGGCGAAGCCGCTTGCCGTGTCCTCCGGCGTCGGATTGGGCGCTTGAATGACCCCGTCGAGGCTGATGAATTCGGTAATGAGCGTTTTCATGATTTCTCCATGAGACTATGGGATCTGTGCCAGCTAACCCGTCTTAAGCCGCGTTACAAAGGCGCGCCAGATTGGGACTTGTTGTTTTGCCTTTGTCTTACGCAACAACACACCTTTTGACTGTCTCCCACGTGCGGGTGGTCTGTTCTTTGCCAAAGGTCTTTTCCAATAAACTCATGAATACGGGTCCCTTGGGGTGAGGAACATAACTGGTAAATGCTTCCAGTCCCTGCACTTCGTGAATGGTGGCACCTTCATATTCTATGGGCAATTTCAGTTTTGCATCTGCCGGCTTCCACAAAAACGTCACGACCCGTTTGGCGCCTGCACGAACCTTGTGCTTGCCGAACGGATCTGAAGCAAGCAAGTTTTGCAAATGCTCCACCGACCGTACCGTAACCGGAAAACCGCGACCCATCTGCTGCTGAAGTTGTGCTTCAATTTCTTTTGCAATGGCTGCCTCATTACGGACAGAGGCATTGAAAGCCACGTTGCCGCTGGAAAGAATGGTTTTTACCTCCGTAAAGCCGGCAGATTCCATGCATCGCTTCAGGTCGGCCATCTTTAGGTTCATGGGGCTTACACCCCGGAGAAAAGCTAGATATCTTGGCATAGCATCATTTTTATCTATGATAATCAATGCTCTTGGATTTCAAACAACAGGACTTTTGTTCAAAACTGCATGTTTTTCAACCGTGTGCGCTGCGTGGTCATTCTCCGCATTAGTGGATCGTCTTGACGAGGCCGCCGTCGATGATATAGTCCGAGCCGGTAATCATCGCGGCATGGTCGGAGGCCAGGAAGACGATCAGATGCGCGATTTCGTGCGGCTCGGCGAAGCGACCAAGCGAGATGCCGCGCTCCCTAGCGAACGCGCGCATGGCTTCCTCGCCTTCGGGCAGCCTCCCCACCCACATGTCGGTTCTCGTCGGTCCCGGCGACACGGTGTTGAAGCGCGCGCCCTGCGAAGCGTAGGCTTCGGCGAGGTTTTTCGTTAGATTCGTCACCGCGGCTTTCGCGGCGCTGTAGGCGATCAGATACGGGTTCGGCATGATCGCATTCATGGTGGATACATTGACGACACTGCCGCCGTTCTTGCAAAGATGAGGCAGCGCCGCGCGTGTCACGCGAACCACGCTCATCAGGTTCACTTCAAGCATTTCGCGCCATTCGCTGTCCGTCAGCGCCGTAAAGCCGGCTCCCCTCGACGGGTCGATCGCGCCGATATTGTTCACAAGGATGTCCAGCTTGCCAAACCGGTCCACCGCTTCGGCGACCGCCTGTTCGGCTCCCGCTTCGGATGCCGCATTGACCGGAACGTGGACGACCCGCCAGGCAGACGACAGTTCATTCAGCCCATCCGACCTGCCGTGATCCAGCTCCCTAAACTTAGACACCTTTACCCTGCCTCCCGTGTGATGTCCTCAAGGTCTTTCCCCAGCGCCTCCTCCATCACCTCCCTCGGCGTCCGGTAGCCCAGCCCCGAGTGCAACCGGCTCCCGTGGTAGTAGCGTAGGCGCTCCTCTTGGTGTTTCCCTATCGGGGAAGCAGCCACCACCTCCTTTAGCTCTCCAAGGCTTTTGGCCTCCAAAAACTGGTCCCGCCCCTCCCCCTTGAACCGGGCAAAAAAGCTCTCCACCATCGGATTGCCCTTCGCCCCCCTAAGGCTGTAGGAAAGCCGCTGCCCGTCCCAGAGAAGAAGCGTCCCCACCCAGTCGTGGCTCAGAAAAGGACCCCCCTGGTCGTGGTGCACCAGGGCCTTAGGGAGCTCCCCCGTCACCTCCTGAATCCACGCCTTGGCCCGTTCCCAAACCCCTAAGGCCAGCTCCGCCGAAGGGGACGGCCCCAGACCAAAGGCCACCACCGTCCGCGTCCTGTGGTCCAGGATGGGCACGAACCAGGCCTTCCCTCCCCGGTAGGGCAGCAAGGTGAAGTCGGTGTACAGGAGTTCAAAAGGCTCCGGTTCCCTCTGCCTGAGAAGGAGGGCCCTCAGGTCTGCCCTGTCCCCGGCCAGAAGCACAATCTGCAGCAGGGGGTTGGGCTTGGGTCTCCGGGCGGTGCGCCTCAGGGAGAGGTGGAAGTCCTGCAACAGGCGGTGGACCCGTTTGTGGTTCACCGGGATGCCCTTCCTGTGGAGTTCCTGGGTGACCCGGCGGTAGCCGTACTCGGGGTGCTCCAGCAAGATCTCTTCGATGGCCCTCTTGAGGCGGAGGTCTTCCTCCTCCCGCTTCCGGTCCGCCGCCACCTTCTGCTTCTGGTAGTAGTACCAGGTGGCCCGGGGGATCTCCAGGGCGCTAAGGACGATGGGCAGGGGGGCCAAACCCTGGACCAGCGCCTCGCGGGCCAGGTTGCCCGGTTGGTCGAACCTTCCGTACGCACAAGGCCGCCAGCAACGAAGCGGCGACCAGAACCCCCAGCACCGCGTCGTAGCTGCCTGCAACTCCGTGCAGCAGCCCTGCGCCGATAGGTCCCAGGCCCTGGGTGAGCGAGACCACCAGGCTGATGCCCCCGTTGATGCGCCCGTAGCTCTCGGAGCCGTAGAGCTCGGCGACGAGCCCGGCCCTGGCCAGGGTGCCCGCGCCGTTGCTCATGCCGTAAAGCAGCACGAAAGCCCACACCCCCAGCTCGCCGGGGACCAGCAGCAGGGCCAGCGAGCCCAAGGCCTGGCAGAGCATCACGCCCAGCGTGGCACCGTAGAGCGACCAGCGCTGGCTGCCGGGCAGGAAGAAGGCTCGCCCCAGGAGCTGTACCAGCCCGATCGAGCCTACCGCCGCCGCCGTGAAGGCTGGGCTGTAGCCGCGCTCGAGCAAGAGCGGCACCCCGTGCGCTCCAATGGCGGCAGTGGTCAGCCTTAAGAGGGTAAAGGCGGTGGCCAGCCACCAGAAGGTGGCACCTGCGAAAGCGGCCCGGGCGCTCACGCTGGCTTCGGGAAGCTTTACTCCGGGGTCGCTTTCGCCGTCGGGCCACTGACCCAGATCCTGGGGGCGGCGGCGCACGACGGCGTGCAGGGGCAGGGTGAATAGCCCGAAGATCAGGGCCAGGACCACCAGGGCACTACGCCAGCCCAGGTTTTCAACCAGCAGCGTTTCCAGCGGCACGAAGACGGTGCTGGCCAGCCCGGCCACCATGGTGATGACGAAGGTGGCCCGATGGCGCCAGCGGCGAAACCACACCGCAACCACCGTGAAGGCCACCTCGTAGAGCACCATGGCCATGGCCAGGCCCATCCCCACCCACACCCCATAGAGGGCGCCCAGGCTGTGCACCTGCGACCAGGCCAGCAGCATCAGGCTGCCCAAGAGCGAGCCCAGCAGCAAGAGGCTCCGCGCTCCCCGATGGTCCACCCAGTAGCCCACCGGGATCGCCATCAGCCCCGAGACCAACAGCCCCAGCGAGTAGGCCCCCGAGGTCTGGGTCCGGCTCCAGCCCAGTTCGGCCTCCATCGGCTTGACCAGCACGCCGAAGCCGTAGTAGAGGATGCCGTAGGAAATGGTCGTGGTCAGGGCCAGCGCCCAGACGATCCTCCAGCCGTAGAAGCACCTGGGGGCTGCGTGGGGGAGCATGGAAGTGTTGTACCCCATACTCAGCAGCAGCAGTCTCGAGCCGCCACCGGGAGTTCCTGGCTTGTCTCCACGGCTGGGCCACAACAGCCCGCTGCCCGTGCCCAGTCGGCAGCTTTGCAGGTCACGCCGGGCGGGGTGAGGCGCACTACCAGCTTCTCGCCCTCTACCTCGAGCCGCCCTACGTGGTAGCGCATGGCGGGGCGGGCTGGGTTGCCGTACTCGAAGCGCACCTCCGCCTCGCCCTCTACCGCCACCGAGGCCGCCACCCGGTTGTAGATGCTCAGGAACTTCTTCACCGGCATGAACTCGGGCTTGTCCTTGGGGCTGGGGTCCATCAGCTGCACTACCGTCTCGCGCCAGGCGTTGGCCTGCCCGCCGCAGTCCATGCTCTCGTAAGTAACGTTCATGATCTCGGTGACGTGGTAGCCGGGGGCTACGCGCTGGCCGGTGTCGTACTCGAAGACCAGGACCTTGTCGGGGTGCTGGGCGAGCTTTTGCAGAAACTCCTGGGTGTTCATTACGATCATCCTCCTTCTCAGGCCACGCAGCACGTAGCCTC harbors:
- a CDS encoding sugar kinase is translated as MKKLDLIGLGECMVEFFAEEPLAQARRFTRSFGGDVLNALVAASRLGSRAGFVTRVGNDPFGSGLLAAWQAEGIDTCCAPLVEGENGVYFISLTEQGEREFTYRRWGSAASRITPEDLEPEYLASAAMLLLSGITQALSPSAQATALRAAELARSSGVLVAYDPNYRPALWDKRGGLEAARQAFLELVPYVDVLLPSFPADMALLDTECLDPLAALQALSHHVPKVGLKVGSEGAWLGWAGQFLHVPPALPRHVRDTTGAGDAWNGVFLHNLLQETPPFEAAARANRLAAAKLAYRGAIPPKPWPLDTQSVN
- a CDS encoding cupin domain-containing protein, coding for MQFNGEWETVGPGVERRLVALGKRMMAVRVRFAKGAVGALHAHPHEQLTQVLSGRFRFQVGEEVLEVAAGDLLCIPGGLEHGTQALEAGELLDIFSPLREDLLGGPTASPE
- a CDS encoding oligogalacturonate lyase family protein, with the translated sequence MRQFRDPRTGRLITQLTDRGNNVHLYFTENSFDLTRPEIIFRSDRASKHQRAPHENPHYNLFRLNYHTGEITQLTDEDYPVGSVTKTPDSELVVYLTAGKVKLLDTRTGKIRVLYEDDGGYNLYSPSISPNRRYVGFARNERVQAVNTNVNYGGFKESFYQIKDGRITLARTDGSGWFDAYCDTHWLGHFQFSPDDPTLAMFCHEGPWNLVTQRIWLLDLVARRVRPIFRQDEPDSVGHEFWTHDGLIFFDNRGPGHDGTITSGKTQAVVRESTPSDFRPYVGLVDRDGQLVRQIAMPYYCNHYHANPSNTLLVGDDADCLVLIDISGEKASLEVLCEHGTSWYTQASHCHPTFSWDGKRILYASDRGGQVNLYLLEL
- a CDS encoding dihydrofolate reductase family protein translates to MKTLITEFISLDGVIQAPNPTPEDTASGFAHGGWMGKYFDPEVMGGTFGELAAQSDALLQGRRTYLVSAAAWPGQSGFAFADWINRVQKYVVSDTLTEADITWHPTTIIRGKDFLQTVADLRAQPGGYIYVYGSPTMVQSLLAADLVDELVLTVVPLVIGSGKKLFPAMAEPLPFELISAKQASTGAQVCRYRRAG
- a CDS encoding DUF1697 domain-containing protein encodes the protein MPRYLAFLRGVSPMNLKMADLKRCMESAGFTEVKTILSSGNVAFNASVRNEAAIAKEIEAQLQQQMGRGFPVTVRSVEHLQNLLASDPFGKHKVRAGAKRVVTFLWKPADAKLKLPIEYEGATIHEVQGLEAFTSYVPHPKGPVFMSLLEKTFGKEQTTRTWETVKRCVVA
- a CDS encoding SDR family NAD(P)-dependent oxidoreductase, which codes for MSKFRELDHGRSDGLNELSSAWRVVHVPVNAASEAGAEQAVAEAVDRFGKLDILVNNIGAIDPSRGAGFTALTDSEWREMLEVNLMSVVRVTRAALPHLCKNGGSVVNVSTMNAIMPNPYLIAYSAAKAAVTNLTKNLAEAYASQGARFNTVSPGPTRTDMWVGRLPEGEEAMRAFARERGISLGRFAEPHEIAHLIVFLASDHAAMITGSDYIIDGGLVKTIH
- a CDS encoding IS3 family transposase, whose translation is MAPLPIVLSALEIPRATWYYYQKQKVAADRKREEEDLRLKRAIEEILLEHPEYGYRRVTQELHRKGIPVNHKRVHRLLQDFHLSLRRTARRPKPNPLLQIVLLAGDRADLRALLLRQREPEPFELLYTDFTLLPYRGGKAWFVPILDHRTRTVVAFGLGPSPSAELALGVWERAKAWIQEVTGELPKALVHHDQGGPFLSHDWVGTLLLWDGQRLSYSLRGAKGNPMVESFFARFKGEGRDQFLEAKSLGELKEVVAASPIGKHQEERLRYYHGSRLHSGLGYRTPREVMEEALGKDLEDITREAG
- a CDS encoding MFS transporter, which codes for MLPHAAPRCFYGWRIVWALALTTTISYGILYYGFGVLVKPMEAELGWSRTQTSGAYSLGLLVSGLMAIPVGYWVDHRGARSLLLLGSLLGSLMLLAWSQVHSLGALYGVWVGMGLAMAMVLYEVAFTVVAVWFRRWRHRATFVITMVAGLASTVFVPLETLLVENLGWRSALVVLALIFGLFTLPLHAVVRRRPQDLGQWPDGESDPGVKLPEASVSARAAFAGATFWWLATAFTLLRLTTAAIGAHGVPLLLERGYSPAFTAAAVGSIGLVQLLGRAFFLPGSQRWSLYGATLGVMLCQALGSLALLLVPGELGVWAFVLLYGMSNGAGTLARAGLVAELYGSESYGRINGGISLVVSLTQGLGPIGAGLLHGVAGSYDAVLGVLVAASLLAALCVRKVRPTGQPGPRGAGPGFGPPAHRP
- a CDS encoding DUF6428 family protein → MIVMNTQEFLQKLAQHPDKVLVFEYDTGQRVAPGYHVTEIMNVTYESMDCGGQANAWRETVVQLMDPSPKDKPEFMPVKKFLSIYNRVAASVAVEGEAEVRFEYGNPARPAMRYHVGRLEVEGEKLVVRLTPPGVTCKAADWARAAGCCGPAVETSQELPVAARDCCC